One segment of Natronosalvus halobius DNA contains the following:
- the rimI gene encoding ribosomal protein S18-alanine N-acetyltransferase → MTTPTESTRTRDGVTIRQAERADLLAVVRIENTSFPQPWPYDAFTQFLGEPGFLVAETDDGRVAGYVVSDVTPNYGRDIGHIKDVAVHSDWRGSGIGSALLGRSLAVLASQGAHSAKLEVRESNDGAKRLYDRFGFDPLRRVPRYYEDGEDAIVMVRELS, encoded by the coding sequence GTGACGACCCCGACCGAGTCGACGCGGACTCGAGACGGCGTGACGATTCGCCAGGCAGAGCGCGCCGACCTCCTCGCCGTCGTGCGGATCGAGAACACGTCGTTCCCCCAGCCGTGGCCCTACGACGCGTTCACCCAGTTCTTGGGCGAGCCCGGGTTTCTGGTCGCCGAAACCGACGACGGGCGGGTCGCTGGGTACGTCGTTTCGGACGTGACGCCGAACTACGGCCGCGACATCGGCCACATCAAGGACGTCGCCGTCCACTCCGATTGGCGCGGCTCGGGTATCGGCTCGGCGCTGCTGGGTCGATCCCTCGCCGTTCTCGCGAGCCAGGGCGCTCACTCGGCGAAACTCGAGGTCCGGGAATCGAACGACGGGGCGAAACGCCTCTACGATCGGTTCGGCTTCGACCCGCTCCGGCGGGTGCCGCGGTACTACGAGGACGGCGAGGACGCCATCGTGATGGTTCGCGAGCTGTCGTGA
- a CDS encoding preprotein translocase subunit SecD: MSAIGSIKANWRVLLLVVFLTVALVALFIPGGVIGGEETYATNDSSRSMHNLEFGLGLDGGTKISAPVTGLTVEEVSVDAEGNQLDRRGQEIQATVSEELDLETGDALVRTDHQNGEVSVEVFTENVTEAEFAGALQEAGLDVTEEDVRQGVTQATRDDIQMTIESRINEAGLSGSQVSQAEMGGTYYIVTEAPAMTNEELRALLEDRGIVEIVMHYPDGEGGQQNETALVQQDFGNIGTASYNGEEGYDYVPVSVNPGPAEEYQQRMVETGFTQNPSSCSYGNPEAEGSNYCLLTMVDGEVVDAHSLSPGLAADMESGQWANGGQFQMITPSQQEAQTLSINLRAGELRAPLDFDRAQTYMISPALADQFKNYSLLIGILAVLTVSGVVYLRYGDRRVALPMIVTALSEVVILLGFAALLRMPLDLSHVAGFIAVVGTGVDDLIIIADEVLDEGDVNSRRVFESRFRKAFWVIGAAAATTIVAMSPLAVLSLGDLRGFAIITILGVLIGVLITRPAYGDILRRLLTDK; encoded by the coding sequence ATGAGCGCCATCGGGTCGATTAAAGCGAACTGGCGCGTCCTGCTCCTGGTCGTCTTCCTCACCGTCGCCCTCGTCGCGCTGTTCATCCCCGGTGGCGTCATCGGCGGCGAGGAGACGTACGCGACCAACGACAGCTCCAGGAGCATGCACAACCTCGAGTTCGGACTCGGTCTCGACGGCGGGACGAAGATCAGCGCCCCGGTCACGGGGCTGACGGTCGAGGAAGTGAGCGTCGACGCTGAAGGGAACCAACTGGACCGACGCGGCCAGGAGATCCAGGCCACGGTCTCGGAGGAACTCGACCTCGAGACCGGCGACGCTCTCGTCCGGACGGACCACCAGAACGGCGAGGTCAGCGTCGAGGTGTTCACCGAGAACGTCACCGAAGCGGAGTTCGCCGGGGCGCTCCAGGAAGCCGGCCTCGACGTCACCGAAGAGGACGTCAGGCAAGGCGTCACCCAGGCCACCCGCGACGACATCCAGATGACGATCGAGTCGCGAATCAACGAGGCCGGCCTCTCGGGCAGTCAGGTCTCCCAGGCCGAGATGGGCGGCACCTACTACATCGTGACCGAAGCGCCCGCGATGACCAACGAGGAACTGCGGGCGCTGCTCGAGGACCGCGGGATCGTCGAGATCGTCATGCACTACCCCGATGGCGAGGGCGGCCAGCAAAACGAGACGGCGCTCGTCCAGCAGGACTTCGGGAACATCGGAACGGCCTCCTACAACGGCGAGGAAGGGTACGACTACGTCCCCGTCTCGGTCAACCCCGGTCCCGCCGAGGAGTACCAACAGCGGATGGTCGAGACCGGCTTCACCCAGAATCCCAGCAGTTGTAGCTACGGAAACCCCGAGGCCGAAGGATCGAACTACTGTCTGCTCACGATGGTCGACGGCGAGGTCGTCGACGCACACAGCCTCTCCCCGGGGCTCGCCGCAGACATGGAGAGTGGCCAGTGGGCAAACGGTGGCCAGTTCCAGATGATCACGCCCAGCCAGCAGGAGGCCCAGACGCTTTCGATCAACCTCCGCGCCGGCGAACTGCGCGCGCCGCTCGACTTCGACCGGGCTCAGACCTACATGATCAGCCCCGCGCTGGCCGACCAGTTCAAGAACTACTCGCTGCTGATCGGGATCCTGGCCGTGCTCACCGTCAGCGGCGTCGTCTACCTGCGCTACGGCGACCGGCGCGTCGCTCTCCCGATGATCGTCACCGCCCTCTCGGAGGTCGTCATCCTCCTCGGGTTCGCCGCCCTCCTGCGGATGCCACTCGATCTCTCGCACGTCGCCGGGTTCATCGCCGTCGTCGGGACAGGGGTGGACGACCTGATCATCATCGCCGACGAGGTGTTAGACGAGGGCGACGTCAACTCGAGACGCGTCTTCGAGTCCCGGTTCCGGAAGGCGTTCTGGGTCATCGGCGCTGCGGCAGCGACGACGATCGTCGCCATGTCACCGCTGGCCGTGCTCAGCCTGGGCGACCTCCGTGGGTTTGCCATCATCACGATCCTGGGCGTTCTTATCGGGGTCCTGATCACGCGACCGGCCTACGGGGACATTCTGCGCCGGTTACTGACCGACAAGTAG
- a CDS encoding DUF6360 family protein, which translates to MVDRLMRVTAYTTLDLADAVVTGHDFQDEQDAVVDATAARTQPDHVKLQLELDNMMEDHLPAHMEEVRLTPDQARALAADLEKHAGRVEEAADADTGSEADSSSTSTADSDSESASE; encoded by the coding sequence ATGGTCGACCGACTGATGCGCGTTACCGCGTACACGACGCTGGACCTCGCCGACGCGGTCGTGACGGGACACGACTTCCAGGACGAACAGGATGCGGTGGTGGATGCGACTGCTGCCCGGACACAACCCGACCACGTCAAACTGCAACTCGAACTGGACAACATGATGGAAGACCACTTGCCGGCGCACATGGAGGAAGTTCGTTTGACACCAGATCAGGCACGGGCGCTGGCGGCTGATCTCGAGAAACATGCCGGTCGCGTCGAGGAAGCCGCGGATGCGGATACGGGCTCGGAAGCAGACTCGAGTTCGACCTCGACTGCGGATTCGGATTCTGAATCAGCATCCGAGTAA
- a CDS encoding DUF892 family protein has protein sequence MSTETIHDLFEHGLEDIYHAEHQLLDALEDLEEHTEREEIANAFVEHREETQTHIDRLEEVFDAFGEPPEKEECEGIEGLIEEYEEFLETDPNQDVLDYHNMAAAEKTEHYEIAAYGNLIPLAAQMDLGDAADLLEENLREEQDALEELKTLTEEFDLGAIPA, from the coding sequence ATGAGCACCGAAACGATCCACGACCTGTTCGAGCACGGACTCGAGGACATCTACCACGCCGAGCACCAGCTACTCGACGCGCTGGAAGACCTCGAGGAACACACCGAGCGTGAGGAAATCGCGAACGCCTTCGTCGAACACCGCGAGGAGACCCAGACGCACATCGACCGCCTCGAGGAGGTGTTCGACGCGTTCGGCGAGCCGCCTGAAAAGGAAGAGTGCGAAGGCATCGAGGGGCTAATCGAGGAGTACGAGGAGTTCCTCGAGACCGACCCCAACCAGGACGTCCTCGACTACCACAACATGGCGGCCGCCGAGAAGACCGAACACTACGAGATCGCGGCTTACGGCAACCTGATCCCGCTGGCGGCCCAGATGGACTTAGGCGACGCGGCCGACCTGCTCGAGGAGAACCTTCGTGAGGAACAGGACGCCCTCGAGGAGTTGAAGACGCTCACCGAGGAGTTCGATCTGGGGGCGATCCCGGCCTGA
- a CDS encoding MEDS domain-containing protein yields MSNQVERGTRQRGPDREGGLGALHQHSELRESIEPQDTHDHSNDHFALIYERREDQFASAIPFICEGLERGEQCLYVADDNSREAVVEAMRDHGIDVNTALESGALSVLTPADTYRRNGEFDRTTMLEFWEESLEQAKDEDGYTGLRAAAEMTWALEGDTSTDELVEYEAVLNPLYQDEDYAVMCQYNRERFPASVIHDVIKTHPHIVSNSTVSQNFYYTPPEKFFGSEKVETKVDRMLQTLQERTEVKTALTERQEYLERIFESSHDGILIVDPEADEIVDANRAATEMLGYTHDELMALAPSDIHPNELDAFREFVEGVFEDGTGWTDELTCHTSDRGQIPAEISASRMEHHGRPVLLAVVRDNSERRKWERAQRQLYEITSDPDRTFEEKLQDLLDLGCERFDMELGGIAVAEPDTDHFEVEITNGEHEHLVPGESCLLSETYCRVPADEGGTCAITAPTTDGFEGKLCYDTFGVRTYLGTYLEFEDDSNRTFWFVSTEPRAEAFSEAERTFQHLMGQWVQYELERRHREQELRERTEHLSALVETAPECIKTVADDGTLLQMNSAGLDMVGADSESAVIGESVYGLIAPEHRETFREFNERICRGERGVLEFDIVGLDGTRRHMETHAVPLHRPDGTTSQLALTRDVTEQIERERELERTLDLLEKTERIADVGGWEIDPETKDVFWTDHIFELLEVDAEEEPPLENALDMYHEDDQGIVEDAVENALDSGDPFDVEARIRTNSGDIRWLRLQGVPEIVDNKAASLRGAAQDITERKQREQRLEEVIERLEASNERLEQFAYAASHDLQEPLRMVSTYLQLLERRYENALDEDGEEFLEFAVDGADRMREMIDGLLAYSRVETQGDPLELIDLDTVFDDVLADLRIQIAESDAEVTVDDLPRVSGDASQLRQVFQNLLENAITYSGDEKPQIHVSAKRDRSEWIVSVRDEGIGIDTDNQDCIFEVFQRLHTHGEYDGTGIGLALCERIVERHGGEIWVESEPDEGATFSFTLPVTAGERRDTGVSG; encoded by the coding sequence GTGAGTAACCAGGTCGAGCGCGGTACGCGACAGCGAGGACCGGACCGCGAGGGCGGGTTGGGAGCGCTGCATCAACACTCGGAGCTTCGGGAGTCGATCGAGCCCCAGGACACCCACGACCACTCGAACGACCATTTTGCACTGATCTACGAGCGCCGTGAAGACCAATTTGCATCTGCAATTCCGTTCATCTGCGAAGGGCTCGAACGCGGCGAACAGTGTCTGTACGTCGCCGACGACAACTCCAGGGAAGCAGTCGTGGAGGCGATGCGGGATCACGGTATCGACGTGAACACCGCCCTCGAATCGGGTGCACTCTCCGTCCTCACACCAGCGGATACCTACCGCCGAAACGGCGAGTTCGACAGGACCACCATGCTGGAATTCTGGGAGGAGTCGCTCGAACAGGCGAAAGACGAGGATGGGTACACGGGACTCAGAGCGGCCGCCGAGATGACGTGGGCACTGGAGGGAGACACGAGTACCGACGAACTGGTCGAGTACGAGGCCGTGCTCAACCCCCTCTACCAGGACGAAGACTACGCCGTCATGTGCCAGTACAACCGGGAGCGGTTCCCGGCGTCAGTTATCCACGACGTTATCAAGACGCACCCACACATCGTCTCTAACAGCACCGTCTCACAGAACTTCTACTACACACCACCCGAGAAGTTCTTCGGCTCCGAGAAGGTGGAGACGAAGGTCGATCGCATGCTGCAGACGCTGCAAGAGCGGACGGAGGTGAAGACGGCGTTAACGGAACGACAAGAGTACCTGGAGCGCATTTTCGAGAGCAGTCACGACGGCATCCTCATCGTCGACCCCGAAGCGGACGAGATCGTCGACGCGAACCGGGCCGCAACCGAGATGCTCGGCTATACGCACGACGAATTGATGGCCCTCGCTCCCTCCGACATACACCCCAACGAACTCGACGCGTTCCGGGAATTCGTCGAGGGGGTGTTCGAAGACGGCACTGGGTGGACTGATGAACTCACCTGTCACACCAGCGACCGGGGCCAGATTCCGGCCGAGATCTCTGCGTCTCGAATGGAGCATCACGGCCGGCCAGTCCTGCTCGCGGTGGTCCGCGACAATAGCGAGCGCAGGAAGTGGGAACGGGCCCAACGGCAATTGTACGAGATTACCTCCGATCCCGATCGGACGTTCGAGGAGAAACTCCAGGACTTGCTCGACCTCGGCTGTGAACGGTTCGATATGGAACTCGGTGGTATCGCCGTCGCTGAACCGGACACTGATCACTTCGAGGTGGAGATCACGAACGGGGAGCACGAACACCTCGTTCCGGGCGAATCGTGTCTTCTCTCCGAAACGTACTGCCGTGTGCCTGCGGACGAGGGGGGTACCTGTGCGATTACCGCACCGACGACCGACGGGTTCGAAGGCAAGCTGTGCTACGACACGTTCGGCGTGCGGACGTACCTTGGAACGTACCTCGAATTCGAGGACGACAGTAACCGGACGTTCTGGTTTGTTTCGACCGAACCGAGAGCGGAAGCGTTTTCGGAGGCCGAACGGACGTTTCAGCACCTGATGGGTCAGTGGGTGCAATACGAACTCGAGCGCCGCCACCGCGAGCAGGAACTGCGCGAGCGCACAGAGCACCTGAGTGCGCTCGTCGAGACCGCGCCCGAGTGCATCAAGACCGTTGCCGACGACGGCACTCTGCTCCAGATGAACTCCGCCGGGCTCGACATGGTGGGGGCCGACTCGGAATCGGCGGTGATCGGCGAATCCGTCTACGGGCTGATCGCCCCCGAACACCGCGAAACGTTCCGCGAGTTCAACGAGCGGATCTGTCGGGGCGAGCGAGGCGTCCTGGAGTTCGACATCGTCGGGCTAGACGGCACGCGCCGGCACATGGAAACGCACGCGGTGCCGCTGCATCGCCCCGACGGGACGACATCCCAGCTTGCATTGACGCGCGACGTTACCGAACAGATCGAGCGCGAACGTGAACTCGAACGGACGCTCGACTTACTCGAGAAAACCGAACGCATCGCGGACGTCGGCGGCTGGGAGATCGACCCGGAAACGAAGGACGTGTTCTGGACCGATCACATCTTCGAGCTTCTGGAAGTGGATGCCGAGGAGGAACCGCCGCTGGAGAATGCCCTCGACATGTACCACGAGGACGACCAGGGGATCGTCGAGGACGCCGTCGAGAACGCGCTCGACTCGGGCGACCCCTTCGACGTGGAGGCACGGATTCGTACGAACAGCGGCGACATACGGTGGCTGCGGCTGCAGGGTGTTCCGGAGATCGTCGATAATAAGGCCGCCTCGCTCCGCGGAGCGGCTCAGGATATTACTGAACGCAAACAGCGCGAGCAACGGTTAGAAGAGGTGATCGAGCGACTCGAAGCGTCGAACGAACGGCTCGAGCAGTTCGCCTACGCCGCTTCCCACGACCTGCAGGAGCCACTCCGGATGGTCTCGACGTACCTTCAGCTGCTCGAACGACGGTACGAGAACGCGCTCGACGAGGACGGCGAGGAGTTCCTCGAGTTCGCGGTGGATGGGGCCGACCGCATGCGCGAGATGATCGACGGGTTGCTCGCCTATTCGCGTGTCGAGACGCAAGGCGATCCGCTGGAACTAATCGACCTCGATACCGTGTTCGACGACGTACTGGCGGATCTTCGGATCCAGATCGCGGAGAGCGACGCCGAGGTCACCGTCGACGACCTTCCTCGCGTCAGCGGTGATGCCAGCCAGCTCCGCCAGGTGTTCCAGAACCTGCTGGAGAACGCGATCACTTACAGCGGCGACGAGAAGCCCCAGATCCACGTCTCGGCCAAACGCGATCGATCCGAGTGGATCGTGTCGGTCCGCGACGAGGGTATCGGCATCGATACTGACAATCAGGACTGCATCTTCGAGGTGTTCCAGCGGCTTCACACCCACGGGGAGTACGACGGGACCGGCATCGGACTCGCACTGTGTGAGCGGATCGTCGAGCGCCACGGCGGGGAGATCTGGGTCGAGTCAGAACCGGACGAGGGAGCGACGTTCTCGTTTACGCTGCCAGTAACGGCTGGCGAGCGACGGGATACAGGTGTGAGCGGATAG
- a CDS encoding DUF7563 family protein gives MDFTPESSTCLRCGRPVSIDYRRTHGDENGFVEVCPRCRRSG, from the coding sequence ATGGACTTCACGCCGGAGTCGAGTACCTGTCTGCGCTGCGGTCGCCCGGTCTCGATCGATTACCGTCGAACTCACGGTGACGAGAACGGATTCGTGGAGGTGTGTCCTCGGTGTCGGCGCTCTGGGTGA